GGCCTTCGCCGCCAGCGGCGCCGCATGGGCTGCGGGAAGTCTCGCCACCGGCATACGCGGACCCTAGGAGGACATATCGTCGAGCCGGATCATGTCGCAGAAGGCGATGGCGGCCGGGTGGTCGCCGTGCTCGCCGCAGACGCCGACCAGGAGATCCGACTTGACGGAACGGCCCCACTTGACCGCCAGTTCCATCAGCTTGCCCGGACCCTTCTCGTCCAGGACCGCGAAGGGGTTGTCCTTCTTGACGTACAGGACGTTCTCGCCGGTGCCGGGGTCGCGGGTGAAGCCCACGCCGGTGCCGGAGTCGCCACCGCGGTTGCCTGACTCCGAGCCGCCCAAGCCGTCCGGCGACCACGACCGGACCTCGGCGGCTAAGGCGCGTCGAACACGTCCTCGGGGGTCGCCGCGCTCAGGATGCGCGTCAGCCAGAGGTCCAACTGAGCCGGCTCGGCGGCTTGGACTCGGGACTCGACCTCCGGTGTCGGCGGGCCGAACTTGACTTGCAGCAGTCGCAGCACGGCCTTGGCCTCGCCTTCCTGTACGCCTTCCTCGCGCCCTTCCTCGCGGGCGAACCGTTCCCAACTCGTGACATAAGACATCTTGGTTTGCTCCTCTAAGTCAGCCAGTTCTTGACGCAGTGCAAGCTCCAGGGGGCGCGGCAGGCGGATCAGCCAGTCGATGCCTCGACGCTAACCGAAACGGACCCACTTACGCTAAAGAAAACGGACCCACCCAGTGCGCACTGGATGACTGCGGCGATGGGTTGGTTGCGGGCACGACAGACCGCCGCCGTCGTGGTCGGGTTTCCCAAGAAACCGGACCACGACGGAAGGCCCAACTCCGGGAGTGAGTCAGCGGGCGGGAGGGACTCTCGACCGGCGCCTCAGCGGGGCGCATGGACGGCCGGTCAGGGTACGGTGTGATGCGGTGATGCCGCAGGTGGTGGAGCAGCGCTTCGACCAGGGCTTGCGGAGCAGCGCTTACCACTGCGTGAAGTCGAGATTGGGACTGAGTGAGCGAGGCTTTGTTGTCGATGCTTATCGCTGCCTGGCCAAGCCTGCCGATCGTTGGTAGATAACGTCGGCAACTAATACCAGAACTTCGGCCTATCCTGGCAGGTGACCAGGCAGTCGCTCATCATGCTGCGATAACGCAGAACATAAGATATTGCAAATAAATATTTTTTGCTAAGCGGTAGCGATCTGATGCCCAGCGGTGTGCGTTTTCGGCACCGTGGTTCGGGTGTCCCAAGTCGCACACGCTAAGATGAATCGCCGCAAATGGGCCAGCGCGCGGTCCTGGTGGTTATCCCGCGGTGGATGTGGTAGGTAGCCAATTCCCGGCGATGGACAGCGACCTAAAGCCACATTCAAGTCCCGGGTGCCGCCCGTGTTGGCGCGCGCCAACACCATCAACCCTCGGCCGCAGCGCGGCACTGGTTCAGTTTAATTCCTGTTTACAAGACATTGAAATATATGTAATATATCTAGTTCGGCGCGGGTTTCCGTCACTTTTTGAATAAGTGAGAACTTCTTGAACGGACAATGGACATGCCCTCATTGCAATTCACAGAATTGTCGGCATCACAAGACGTATCAAACCGGTCATAACGGTACGCGTTTGCTGTGGCGATGTCAAAGTTGCAATAGGCTCTTTTCCGAGACCAAAGCCACCCTTATCGAGGGGCTCAGGAAACCGACCAGCTTCATCATTCAAGTGCTCAAAACGCGCACTGAGGGGATCGGCTTGAACGCCGCCTGCCGGGCCTTCGCGATTGCGAAGAATACGTTGCTCCTATGGGAGCGTCGCCTGGCCGATTGCAAGGATGTGCTGGTCATATATGCCCTGACGCACACCTTTATTGAGCAACTGATCGAAGGTGATGAGCTTTATACGAAAGTGAATAGGAATGTCCCCCCGGAGGATTGTGAAGGCTGGACGATCGTACTGATGGAAAGGGCAAGTCGATTTATCTGGGCGCTTCAGTGCGGGAAAAAGGATCGCAGCCTATTTTCATATGCCATACAAATACTTAGAGATGTCATCCTGCGTACTGGCGATATCACTCTAGTCACCGACGGGGAACGTCGGTATGGCAATCTCCTGTTTGAAATTTGCCACGAAGTATTGCGAACCGGAAAACGCGGCCGCCCACCGAAAGTGCTTCGTCGCGGTGTGAAGGTGCGCCTTAAGAATAAAGGGAAAGGAACTGATAGAACGGGGCACTCGCGTCCCAAATACGAAACCCCTCATCCGGAGCATCCAGAAACCGATCAAGATGTGACGCCAGCCGATATTCATGCTAATCATTTGGAAGCATCGAACGCTTCATTTCGGCGAAAGAATTCTGCTTATCGCCGCCGAACGAATACGTACGCGAAGAGCATTTCTGGTTTGCAAAGAACATTGGATATGTTGTGGATTGTCCATAACTTTATTCGCAGCCACTTCACGACAAAACAGGTTCCTGCGGTGGCTCTGGGGATTCTCCAGCAGGGACTCTCGTGGGATGAGGTCCTTAGAGTTCGACAGCCCAGGTTATAAAAATACTACAAAAACATAAGGATAAGGAAGAACCAAACTGAACCAGTGCCCGCAGCGCCTATCTGCAAATAATCCTTTGGCGGACTGACTCCTGTCAAGGCCAAAATAGCGGCGGCAGCAGCGCCAGACTTCAACCGGTGCACACGCGCTCACGGACCGGCCTACGAACAGTCATTGTAGGCAGGGAGCTGGGGACGGTCTAGAGGGATCTTTTCGTTTAGCGCAGATGGTTGGGAACTAGGGGGTGGGTCCCAATTCTTAGCAGAAGGCGGGTCCATTCCACTTAGCGTTGAGGGTCGATGAAGCGCAAGAGCATCAGCACGTCGTCGCGGGCATAGCGGTAGCGGTACAGCAGGGCGATGATTTCGCCCTTGCGCACCTTGCGCTCAGGGTCTCCGACGCGTCGATGGGCTGCCAGTTGGGCCAGGGCAACGACGGCGAATGGGTTGATCTCCGCGCGCCGGGTGAGTTCGTCCTCGTTCCAGTCCGGCAGCGCCTGGACGCGAAAGCAGAAGCGTACACCGAAGCCGTCGTGTTCGCGGCGGTAGACACCGGAGTCGGGCCCCGCGCGGTCGTTGGTCAACAGCGCGAGACTGACGATCTCCACCGCCCCGAAGCGATCATAGATCCGGTAATAGTATTGGAACATGCGCTCGGGAAACCGGGCGTCGGCCTGGGCCTGCACCTCGATGTGAAGAAACAGCCACAGTTCGGCCCCCTCGCGGCTGTAGACCTTGACCAAGCGATCGGCATAGCGGCGGCCTATCTCGGAGTCACCCGTGATCCGTTGCAGTTCGGCATCCAGGAATTCATAGGGTCGGGTCCAGTCGATCCGGTCGTGCACGGTGGGGAAGAACAGTGCCATGAAGGGCTGGAAATAGGCGTCGATTGCCTCCTTCCAAGGGGAATCGAAGTCGGCGGCGCGGGGCTCGCTTGGATTGGGGTCGCGGTCGTCAGTCATGGCTTACCCGGGTTTCGTCAAGGTTTCGCACAGGGTTGCCGGAACGGACCCGGAGTGCGCATGTCGGGCGGGTCGCTGTAACCCGCCCGCGCACGGCGAGCGGCTCCCGAGATGGAACCCGCTGCGGCGATCACAGGGCCGGACCTTCGTCGCGTTGGGTGCCGAGTCGCAGGGAGTGGCCTCGTGTGCCGCGAATGCCGATCGGCAGGCTGGCGCCAGTCTAGCCGCATCGCCTGACCGCCCGCCAGCCCCGCGCAGCAATCGACGGGCCTGTCCTCGCCAGGGCGGCGGCCGTCCTTGCACCTCGGCCAGCCTTGGTCATCATTCCCAGGCTGTCGGGGGCGACGCGCAACAGGGCCTGCGCCTTGGTGATGATGCCTTGCTTCTCCATCTCGACCGGTCAGTGCAAACGGTCTTGGGTTCCTGCGTGCGCTAAACCGGAGATCCTGGTGCCGACCGGGGATGCCGGAACTGGCGCGGGGTCTCCTGGCCGGCACGGCAACAGGCCGACCGCCAGAGTCGCCCGCAGTGGCGTTAGGCCCAACCGCAGCTGTCTTCCTTGATTTGCCGTA
The DNA window shown above is from Candidatus Thiodictyon syntrophicum and carries:
- a CDS encoding DUF4351 domain-containing protein, which codes for MSYVTSWERFAREEGREEGVQEGEAKAVLRLLQVKFGPPTPEVESRVQAAEPAQLDLWLTRILSAATPEDVFDAP
- a CDS encoding IS1 family transposase, which translates into the protein MNGQWTCPHCNSQNCRHHKTYQTGHNGTRLLWRCQSCNRLFSETKATLIEGLRKPTSFIIQVLKTRTEGIGLNAACRAFAIAKNTLLLWERRLADCKDVLVIYALTHTFIEQLIEGDELYTKVNRNVPPEDCEGWTIVLMERASRFIWALQCGKKDRSLFSYAIQILRDVILRTGDITLVTDGERRYGNLLFEICHEVLRTGKRGRPPKVLRRGVKVRLKNKGKGTDRTGHSRPKYETPHPEHPETDQDVTPADIHANHLEASNASFRRKNSAYRRRTNTYAKSISGLQRTLDMLWIVHNFIRSHFTTKQVPAVALGILQQGLSWDEVLRVRQPRL